ACACTGCAAGGTCAGTGGTGCATCAAAACCATGCAGCCACCTCACAGCTGAGGAAAATCTCCCACCTGCAGGCACGGAATACCTGCAGCTGAGATCTTCTGGCTCCAAAGCGCTTGGAACAGAAACCACCAGAGCCGCGAAGGGATCCGCACCCCGGCCACTCACCCTGCCGGAGAAGGACGTGACGCACGGCTGTGTCGACGTAGTAATTCACGGGGTCCCCGCTGTGGATCATCAAGCCGTCCACGAACTTCATGGACTTGGCGCGCTGACCTCTGAGCTTGCCCGACACGACCACCTCGCAGCCCTTGGCGCCGCTCTCCATGATGAAGCGGAGGACACCGTagcaggctctgcaggcagagagcaGAACAAGCTCTGGGTTAGTCCCGCTGACTGAGGGCATCTCGGCCAAATCCGCACGGCCCCCCGGTGCCATTTTACACCAGCTTCAGTTATGGGCCTCGGAAAGTTGTGGGCACAGCGACAAGCGCACGTTCTGAGAGCCAAAAGCAGCTCCGTAGCTGAAGGTGGACAATCGATTACGTCAGGGGCCAGCCCCCGTCCCTCCTCAGACAAATGCCTCAGAATCATTCAATGAGGACAGGATGCTCCTGCTGAAGAGCCAGCCGCAGCATCACAGAACGTGACACCGCAGGGGCACCACTCAGCAGGAGCCACCCGCTTCTGACTCGTCATCTTATCATCACCGAAGGGATCTGAGAAGCAGGGCCACCGTCACCTCGTCACCTCAACCGCAGCTCAGCCAGAAGGCTTCAAATTGTGTTCTGAACCATTTAATCGCAAAGAAAGAAACGCAAGCTTTATGCACACCAGTCACCCGACTTTTAATCTCATCTGCTGTGGACTTCAACATTTACTTTTGAAATCCAGTATGTAGCAATTGCTACAAAAAGTAACCATATACTACACAAAAAGCTGTACGCAGCAGAAATCAAAACTCCGAACTGCCCTCTCCGTGTACAGCATTACCGGGTTAAATTTTCAAACTAAAGGTGATGAGGGGTTCTTTTGAAATGGTGCTTGAAGCCTGCACCGCCTTCGATTTGCTCTACTCACCGACGCACCGCTAAGCCTCCCAGAAGCTTGTACCGCAGGGACTCTGCCTGAGCGATCGCGCACAGACCTCTCGTGGCCACCTTCTCGGCATagagctacaaaaaaaaaatgcgatTAGTAAACTCAGCAATGGCTTTATTTCCAGATGCTTTTCATTTAACAGAAGGCAGGAGCTTCATACTGCTCCATGTCCCATCCCTTACACCCCGTTCAGTTAACCCTCCCTTAGCACCCGGCTCCTGGCAGAGCTGAGGACCCCATTAACACTCCACTATTAAAACACGTCTGCTGCAGTTctcaagagctgctgcttccaaaGAGCCCCAAAACATTCGGTAACAACAGAGAGAGGTATCCAGACAGCCTCAGAAACCAGGCCTGCAGTTTTGACAACACACAAGGTAAGTCTGCTGAAGCCGCCAGCTCAAACACAGCACCCCCAAGAATAAAACAGAGGACTttaaccaaaacagaaaaaaacaaacctaactagtgagctgggagagtgaggtGCGTTTACTCTGACATCTCCAAGAGCCAACATCTAATACTTCAGGAGACATTCAAAAATCACGTAGACAATATTCATAGAGCCAACAACTCGTGATGTATTCCGAGGATTGGTGTCATTAAGTTTATACATTTGCTGGAGACCATCAGCAACCTTCACTGTATAATGTGatgcagcagcactggctgaGCAGGAATAAATGTGAGCAGCACCCCAGACCACAACTTTccaccccacagcctcccccagAATTTTTTAGAGGAAAGCACTAGTGAGGACGCCAGATTTCAACCATTAAAAATACACCAGGAGATCACTGTTGTGTCACTTTACTATCTAATTCATTGCGGTTACCATACACTATCTCAGAGCTCATTCTGTAACAAAGCACTTTCTAAGGGCAGAAGCATTATGAATTTACTAAGGGTAATAGTAACgtacaaataaaattaagctgCTGGACTCATCTCTCACTTCAATATTAGTGCAGCAACATCCTCTAAAAAACAGAATCATCGAATGAtcagagttggaagggaccttaaagatcatctagctccAACTCCCTGCCACAGATATTTATAGAGATCTGCTGTTCAGATCCTACACGTagggaaagcagcaaaaacCAGCCAAACTGACAGCACTCAAAATACCGCTAAGAGCCAACCATCTTCTCTTTCAGGGCAACAGCATTTTGTGAGAACAGGTAAAACGCGCCCCAAGATATCTCCAAACAAACTTCCAGCTGAAACCACACAGAAAGTGCACACAGCTAAGTGAACAGCCCACTTACTACTGGTTTAACTGAGGCAGTTTTACCTCAACGCTTCCCTCAGGAAAGCCAAACCTCTTCTGCACGACAGCTGTCAACTCCCGGATGCGGCGCCCCTTCTCACCCAGGACATTCTGGGTCCTGTAatggataaaaaacaaacacacagaacagTGAAGTATAACTGAGAAACTGAACACACAAGACATTGAAGTATAACTGAGAAAGTGTCCCCATGTCAGAGCCTGCAACCGTCCC
This genomic window from Cygnus olor isolate bCygOlo1 chromosome 1, bCygOlo1.pri.v2, whole genome shotgun sequence contains:
- the RPS3 gene encoding 40S ribosomal protein S3 isoform X1, whose amino-acid sequence is MAVQISKKRKFVADGIFKAELNEFLTRELAEDGYSGVEVRVTPTRTEIIILATRTQNVLGEKGRRIRELTAVVQKRFGFPEGSVELYAEKVATRGLCAIAQAESLRYKLLGGLAVRRACYGVLRFIMESGAKGCEVVVSGKLRGQRAKSMKFVDGLMIHSGDPVNYYVDTAVRHVLLRQGVLGIKVKIMLPWDPSGKIGPKKPLPDHVSIVEPKEEILPTTPISEQKGGKPEQPAMPQPVPTA